Part of the Vicinamibacteria bacterium genome, AGGGAAGCACTGCGACCATGGTGAGCGATGTTTGCGGGCGAGCTCGCATCACGAACCAGGAGCCAACGGCTGTCGCAAAGACGAGAAGGGTAGCTAGAAGTGGGAGGAGGCGTTTTCGTGAGATGCTGAAGCCGAAACGAAACCGGGCTGGACCCGCCTCGAGCATGTGCTGGATATCCTGCCGAAGCTCGATCGCCGATGAGTAACGATCATCGGGATTCTTTTCGAGACAGCGCCTGATGATCCGCTCTAGCGCCGTGGGAAATTTCCCGGTGAGCTCCGTCACCGGTCGCGGCTGATCGCGGAGGATGGCGGACATGACTTCAGCGGTCGACCCCCCCTTGAAGGGCCGGTGTCCGCTGGCCATTTCGTAGAGCGTGACCCCGAAAGAAAAGACATCCGAACGGGCATCGGCAGCGCTCCCCTGGAGCTGCTCCGGAGACATGAAGGACAAAGTTCCCAACACGATGCCCGGCGCGGTCCTGGCCGCGGTGAGGTCGTCCTCGTCGGCCCCATAGCCCTGCATCTTGGCGAGCCCGAAATCGAGAATCTTCACTCGGCCATCGTCGCTGATCACGACGTTGCCTGGCTTCAAATCACGATGAACGATCCCTCTTGCATGGGCGGCGGCAAGGGCGTCCGCCATCTGTGTGGCGATCGCGATACAGCGTTCCGTCGAGAGCGGTCCCGTCGAGACGATCTGGTCCAAGCCCACCCCATGGATGAGCTCCATCGTGAGGAAATGGAGCCCCTCCGCCTCCTCCACCGAGTAGATGGTCACGATGTTGGGGTGGGTCAGTGCGGCGAGCGCCTGGGCTTCTCGCTCGAAGCGGGAAAGGAAATCCGGGTCCTGGGCGAGATCCGGGGGGAGCAGTTTCAGCGCGACCTCGCGCTTCAGCTTTGAATCTTCGGCGACGAAGACCTCGGCCATTCCCCCGGCACCGAGCCTCCTCAGGATCCGGTACTGTCCGAGTTTCTCGCCGATCATGGTTCGATGGAGGGCGGAGCGCCGTTCCCGCGCAAAATCGGCCTGGGCTTCGCCATCGTGCCGGTTTCCGCTCGAAAGCACCGGTCGAGACGGAATGGCCGTGGACGGGTAGACTCCATGGCGAACGCCTAGATCTTCGTGGCGTGAATTATATAACCAAATTTGGATAGACAGGCTGTGGGGCGTGTCCTATCGATGAAACGCGACGAGCGACTTCTTCCAGTTGCTTCAGCCGTCAGCGCGAGAGTTCGTCAGGCGACCCACCCGAGAGCTTTCAACGCCAATCCTGCGTGCCAGATCTTCGTCATGTGGCGAATCTTGCCTCCCTCGAAGTCCATCACGTAGACATAGTCCGTATCGACGCTCTTGCCCGTCGGCGGGACGGGGCCACCTTCTCCGGTGTGCGTGGCGTGGAAGACGGCAAAAGCGCACACATTGTTTCGCTTCTCGTCGGTGGCGAACGATTTCAAATCGTAACCGGCGTTGGACATGATGGCGGCCAGTCCCTTCATCCACTCGGTGTATTGCTCCAGGGTCTTGACATCGGCGAGTGGCTCCGCTTGAGCGGAAAAAGTCGCATCGGCAGTGCAGTACTTCTTGCACGCTTCCCAGCCTTCGCCAGATTCACAAGCCTCGAAGAACTCCCGGGCGGTTTCGGTGATCGAAGACATTAACGAACCTCCTTGCGAGTCGCTACTTACAGTAATCACCGCGCGAATGCAAACATCGACGGAATGTTCACGTGTTGACCCTTCTCCTCGGGCCTTGTTAGCATTCCGCCACGGAGGCGAGGAGAATGAGAGCCAGCATCGCTGTCGCCCTTTTGTTGTGCGTATTTGCTTGTGGTGAGGCGCCGCCGCCCGCATGGGAGGCCGCTAACCCCATCCAGCCTTTGCCGGAGCCGCCGTTAGGCGTCACGCACACCTGGGACGAGCTCGAAAATCCGCCGACCCCGGA contains:
- a CDS encoding nuclear transport factor 2 family protein produces the protein MSSITETAREFFEACESGEGWEACKKYCTADATFSAQAEPLADVKTLEQYTEWMKGLAAIMSNAGYDLKSFATDEKRNNVCAFAVFHATHTGEGGPVPPTGKSVDTDYVYVMDFEGGKIRHMTKIWHAGLALKALGWVA